In Desulfovibrio porci, one genomic interval encodes:
- a CDS encoding type IV secretory system conjugative DNA transfer family protein, whose product MSATEKTSVEILRPTPMPAPKIDDYSYTLGFSKGYEAADSSTVCWALGLCAVLVIICCFIVLYNHLSQQNDILSRFCTSEKNRKGVSNNGRFFSLLLPLAFTVCLAGCAGKQSEVVTPAPVSPEITNAPKPADGVTKEGAFTPYDASYREDGSGQYLAVHIPADPASGPRHGDPAELAGLLEMTGTATGKEKTAVQLMRPKAIREAARLITFQTAMSWRYGQLVAETERYSAVMDTAFNFAPLMLTQGEALIMPPLLTRAGASMRIEDNATATAAKTTYELLEPARYIAVVPNWREFLMADDFPEPEQPNPAVLPKNAEERAIWRTAVREAWEQGLVEADQLYADNVSRMARSYRGVMLYHLLTAQHLMSRVNTASADLGTRRSDNGNKLNIGQKVYRITAPSAFTVATPASRKKGGK is encoded by the coding sequence ATGAGTGCCACAGAGAAAACATCCGTGGAAATTCTGCGTCCCACCCCCATGCCCGCGCCCAAAATCGACGACTACAGTTATACGCTGGGATTCAGCAAAGGGTATGAGGCCGCTGATTCCTCCACCGTCTGTTGGGCTTTAGGCTTGTGTGCCGTTCTGGTCATCATTTGCTGTTTTATCGTGCTGTATAATCACCTCAGCCAACAGAACGATATCCTGTCTCGTTTCTGCACTTCCGAAAAAAACAGGAAAGGTGTGTCGAACAACGGCAGATTCTTCTCCCTGCTGCTTCCGCTGGCCTTCACTGTCTGCCTTGCAGGATGCGCCGGAAAACAGAGTGAAGTCGTCACTCCCGCGCCCGTATCGCCGGAAATAACCAATGCGCCGAAGCCTGCCGATGGTGTAACCAAAGAAGGAGCCTTCACTCCCTATGACGCCTCGTACCGGGAAGACGGTTCCGGGCAGTACCTTGCCGTCCATATTCCTGCAGACCCGGCCTCCGGGCCGCGTCACGGCGATCCCGCCGAACTTGCGGGACTGCTGGAAATGACTGGTACGGCGACCGGCAAAGAAAAAACGGCCGTCCAGCTCATGCGGCCCAAAGCCATCCGGGAAGCGGCACGGCTGATCACGTTCCAGACCGCCATGTCCTGGCGTTACGGCCAGCTTGTGGCGGAAACGGAACGCTACAGCGCCGTCATGGACACGGCCTTCAACTTTGCTCCGTTGATGCTCACGCAGGGCGAAGCCCTGATTATGCCGCCTCTGCTCACGCGGGCGGGAGCATCCATGCGCATTGAAGATAACGCCACGGCCACGGCGGCGAAAACCACCTATGAACTGCTGGAACCGGCCAGGTACATCGCGGTTGTGCCCAACTGGCGGGAGTTTCTCATGGCCGACGACTTCCCCGAACCGGAACAGCCCAATCCCGCCGTGCTGCCGAAAAACGCGGAGGAACGCGCCATCTGGCGAACCGCCGTGCGCGAAGCCTGGGAACAGGGGCTGGTCGAAGCCGACCAGCTCTATGCCGACAATGTGTCCCGCATGGCGCGGAGTTATCGCGGCGTCATGCTCTATCACCTGCTCACCGCCCAACATCTCATGAGCCGGGTCAATACCGCGTCCGCCGACCTGGGGACGCGCCGATCCGACAACGGCAACAAGCTGAACATCGGCCAGAAGGTGTACCGGATCACCGCGCCTTCCGCGTTCACGGTCGCGACGCCCGCGTCCCGGAAGAAAGGGGGAAAATAG
- a CDS encoding DotD/TraH family lipoprotein (Members of this family include DotD of type IVB secretion systems and TraH of plasmid conjugative plasmid systems, both lipoproteins.), with product MFSRTVLIVSCLALAACAEKTAPPVPHEVDFVSATLGQAAEQAHGELAMLARLRGQGLQPLLPPADPSLNLPVSLAWTGEASGALKEICLQLGYRYKEAGSPSAQALTVVVRGLNRPAHELLEDIAWQIQPQAVVRVDPVNRVLTLARTSGTEGRS from the coding sequence GTGTTTTCCAGAACCGTATTGATAGTGTCCTGTCTGGCTCTTGCGGCCTGCGCGGAGAAAACCGCGCCTCCGGTTCCTCATGAAGTCGATTTCGTATCAGCTACGCTTGGACAGGCTGCGGAGCAGGCCCACGGCGAACTCGCCATGCTTGCCAGACTGCGCGGGCAGGGCTTGCAGCCCTTGCTGCCGCCCGCCGATCCCTCGCTGAATCTGCCCGTTTCCCTTGCCTGGACTGGCGAAGCGTCCGGGGCGCTCAAGGAAATCTGTCTGCAACTCGGCTACCGCTATAAAGAGGCAGGGAGTCCTTCCGCGCAGGCTTTGACGGTCGTGGTGCGCGGTTTGAACCGTCCGGCGCATGAACTGCTGGAAGACATCGCATGGCAGATTCAGCCGCAGGCCGTAGTGCGCGTCGATCCGGTCAACCGGGTGCTGACGCTGGCCAGAACTTCCGGCACGGAGGGAAGGTCATGA